One Mycolicibacterium pulveris genomic region harbors:
- a CDS encoding CaiB/BaiF CoA-transferase family protein, with protein MAAPDPPLNGYVVVDLSTGIAGAYCTKLLADGGAQVIKVEPAEGDWLRRWSASGAVIPPGEDGALFSFLAGGKHSVVADPDTGIDFLNGLLSEADAVVWSRGSSVAEHVLCTPAAIRSSHPHLTVTSITPFGLHGPWSDRPATEFTLQAWSGGIVGLGRGSADRAPVFVGGQVGEYLAGAYASAATLASRMRGGAELVDVSMLETQILGLTYYPVSYYEMLGRPWRDARRLTVPGIARAKDGLIDIGCGTAQQWFDLCAMTGHDDWIDEESPLSITEQANEKADELYTWVQSHTVDDIRDLATAFRIPNAPVANGANAAELDHFRERGSFVTNPRDGFVQPCPPYRMQPAVLRAPAAAPRLGEHTAYYRSRERSHGREKGEFATPNAISARLPFEGLRVLDMTTFWAGPSCTHLLAMLGADVIHVESTRRPDGTRLIAGIPVTEDQWWEKSPIFSGLNTNKRGVTIDLQSTAGRELLNRFIATADVIVENFTPRVLDQIGLDFAAVQAVRSDVVMLRMPGFGLDGPWRDNPAFAYVIEAASGISWLTGYPDRNPYEPYSVGDPNAGIHALNALALALEHRRRTGQGVLVEAAMVDAALNVAAEQVIEYSAYGALLQRDGNRGPTAAPQNLYRTNEIDEFGREDCWVAVAVADDRQWAGLRAALGHPEWASHQDLDTAAGRRARHDTIDEHLAAWCSQRTGDDIVETLWGHGVPVAKVMQPHRQTELPQLAARGFFEDVGHPVNARTPHSTLPFKLSRGPERVHVQPAPLLGQHNHELLSELGLSDQEIADLQAGGVIGDAPAMGPSKAKA; from the coding sequence CCGGCGCGGTGATCCCACCGGGTGAGGACGGTGCGCTGTTCAGCTTCCTCGCCGGCGGCAAGCACAGCGTGGTCGCCGACCCGGACACCGGTATCGACTTCCTGAACGGGTTGCTTTCCGAGGCCGACGCGGTGGTGTGGTCGCGGGGCTCGTCGGTGGCCGAACACGTGCTGTGCACCCCGGCCGCCATCCGGTCGTCGCATCCGCATCTGACCGTCACCTCGATCACCCCGTTTGGGCTGCACGGCCCATGGAGCGACCGTCCCGCAACGGAATTCACCCTGCAGGCGTGGTCGGGAGGCATTGTCGGGCTGGGCCGCGGCTCCGCTGACCGCGCCCCGGTCTTCGTCGGCGGACAGGTCGGCGAGTATCTCGCCGGGGCGTACGCGAGTGCGGCGACGCTGGCGTCCCGCATGCGGGGCGGCGCCGAACTCGTCGACGTGTCGATGCTGGAAACCCAGATCCTCGGCCTCACTTACTACCCGGTGTCCTACTACGAGATGCTGGGCCGACCGTGGCGCGACGCCAGGCGGTTGACGGTGCCCGGGATCGCGCGCGCGAAAGACGGGCTGATCGACATCGGCTGCGGGACCGCCCAGCAGTGGTTCGACCTGTGCGCGATGACCGGCCACGACGACTGGATCGACGAGGAGTCCCCGCTGTCGATCACCGAGCAGGCCAACGAGAAGGCCGACGAGCTCTACACGTGGGTGCAGAGCCACACCGTCGACGACATCCGCGATCTGGCGACTGCGTTCCGAATCCCCAACGCCCCGGTGGCCAACGGTGCCAACGCCGCCGAGTTGGACCATTTCCGCGAACGCGGCTCGTTCGTGACCAACCCCCGCGACGGTTTTGTCCAGCCCTGCCCGCCGTATCGCATGCAGCCGGCCGTGCTGCGCGCACCCGCGGCCGCGCCCCGTCTCGGCGAGCACACCGCGTACTACCGTTCGCGAGAGAGAAGCCACGGTCGTGAGAAGGGCGAATTTGCGACCCCCAATGCTATTTCGGCGAGACTGCCGTTCGAGGGGCTGCGCGTGCTCGACATGACGACCTTCTGGGCCGGCCCGTCGTGCACCCACCTGCTGGCGATGTTGGGCGCCGACGTCATCCACGTCGAGTCGACCCGACGACCCGACGGCACCCGGCTGATCGCCGGAATCCCGGTCACCGAGGATCAGTGGTGGGAGAAGTCGCCGATCTTCTCGGGGCTCAACACCAACAAGCGGGGCGTGACGATCGATCTGCAGAGCACCGCCGGGCGCGAGCTGCTCAACCGCTTCATCGCCACCGCGGACGTGATCGTCGAGAACTTCACCCCCCGGGTGCTCGACCAGATCGGGCTGGACTTCGCTGCGGTGCAAGCCGTTCGGTCCGACGTCGTAATGCTGCGCATGCCCGGCTTCGGGCTGGACGGCCCGTGGCGGGACAACCCGGCATTCGCCTACGTCATCGAAGCGGCGTCGGGCATCAGCTGGCTGACCGGATACCCCGACCGCAACCCGTACGAGCCGTACTCGGTGGGCGACCCCAACGCCGGCATCCACGCGCTCAACGCGCTGGCGCTGGCGCTGGAACACCGTCGCCGCACTGGGCAGGGCGTGCTGGTGGAGGCCGCGATGGTCGACGCCGCGCTCAACGTCGCGGCCGAACAGGTCATCGAGTACTCCGCGTACGGGGCCCTGCTGCAGCGCGACGGCAACCGCGGCCCGACCGCCGCGCCGCAGAACCTCTACCGCACCAACGAGATCGACGAGTTCGGCCGCGAGGACTGCTGGGTCGCGGTTGCGGTGGCCGACGACCGGCAGTGGGCCGGCCTCCGCGCAGCGCTCGGCCACCCCGAATGGGCGTCGCACCAGGACCTCGACACCGCGGCCGGCCGTCGTGCCCGCCACGACACCATCGACGAGCATCTCGCGGCGTGGTGTTCCCAACGCACCGGCGACGACATCGTCGAAACCCTCTGGGGCCACGGCGTTCCGGTGGCCAAGGTGATGCAACCGCATCGCCAGACCGAACTGCCCCAACTGGCAGCCCGCGGCTTCTTCGAGGACGTCGGGCATCCGGTCAACGCCCGAACCCCGCACAGCACCCTGCCGTTCAAGCTGTCGCGTGGACCCGAGCGGGTCCACGTGCAACCCGCCCCGCTGCTCGGACAGCACAACCACGAGCTGCTGTCCGAACTCGGGCTGAGCGACCAGGAGATCGCCGACCTGCAGGCCGGCGGCGTCATTGGCGACGCCCCGGCGATGGGCCCGAGCAAGGCCAAGGCGTGA